In one window of Nocardia brasiliensis DNA:
- a CDS encoding sensor histidine kinase, giving the protein MIFVACVTAMSTGGALAVKVRGWVYEGAQQSVYTEFRRDIEKSGHGTDYLNSPYNNYTVTVNGAVVRQGDTQLGEISAGLREKLDRSRDMYLFQRLPGRRVAIGYSAPETSGATDRYVSIYTVRELAGVQEKLHQLLWIIVLSVLGCAVIGTALGFALTRSIVRPLRGIQSAAREVADGAPDSRLPDTDIDEFQDVTTTFNDMVERQRETIRGLTEQDERAKRFVSDVAHELRSPLAALVPAAEVLDEELAGQGGHAGTAARLIGSQITDLARLVDDLLEMSQRDRGTASVLSESVDLANLTLRTLRLRGWSHRVTVLPETGVGPTINSDPRRLEAIIANLVGNALRHGHPPVTITIGSSAASSWVEVRDHGVGIPAEQADRVFERMYKVSESRTRTGGAGLGLAIARENARLLGGDVVYHREGDTTVFRCVLPR; this is encoded by the coding sequence ATGATCTTCGTCGCCTGTGTGACGGCCATGTCGACCGGTGGTGCGCTCGCGGTGAAGGTGCGGGGCTGGGTCTACGAAGGTGCGCAGCAGAGTGTCTACACCGAGTTTCGGCGGGATATCGAGAAGTCGGGCCACGGGACCGACTACCTCAATTCCCCGTACAACAACTACACCGTGACGGTGAACGGCGCGGTGGTGCGTCAAGGGGACACTCAGCTGGGCGAGATCTCCGCCGGGCTGCGCGAGAAGCTCGACCGCTCGCGAGACATGTATCTGTTCCAACGGTTGCCGGGCCGGAGAGTGGCCATCGGCTATTCCGCTCCCGAAACAAGCGGTGCCACAGACCGTTACGTCTCCATCTATACCGTTCGCGAGTTAGCCGGAGTGCAGGAGAAACTGCACCAGCTCCTGTGGATCATCGTGCTGTCGGTACTCGGCTGCGCGGTCATCGGCACAGCACTGGGATTCGCTCTCACGCGATCCATCGTCCGCCCCCTGCGCGGCATCCAGAGTGCCGCCCGCGAAGTCGCCGACGGCGCGCCGGACAGCCGGCTGCCGGACACCGATATCGACGAATTCCAGGATGTCACAACCACATTCAACGACATGGTGGAGCGGCAACGGGAAACCATCCGCGGCTTGACGGAACAGGACGAACGCGCCAAGCGCTTCGTCAGCGACGTCGCACATGAATTGCGCAGTCCGCTCGCCGCACTCGTGCCGGCCGCGGAGGTACTCGACGAGGAGCTGGCCGGGCAAGGCGGCCACGCCGGAACCGCCGCGCGGCTGATCGGTTCGCAGATCACGGATCTCGCGCGCCTGGTGGACGACCTGCTCGAAATGTCGCAACGCGACCGCGGCACCGCGTCGGTCCTGTCGGAATCGGTCGATCTCGCCAACCTGACGCTTCGCACGCTACGGCTGCGTGGTTGGTCTCATCGGGTAACGGTGCTGCCCGAAACCGGTGTGGGCCCAACGATTAACAGCGACCCGCGCCGCCTGGAGGCCATCATCGCGAACCTCGTCGGCAATGCGCTCCGGCACGGACACCCACCGGTCACCATCACCATCGGCAGCTCTGCGGCCTCGTCGTGGGTCGAAGTCCGTGACCACGGCGTTGGTATACCCGCCGAACAGGCCGATCGCGTCTTCGAACGGATGTACAAGGTATCGGAATCGCGAACCCGCACCGGCGGAGCAGGTCTCGGGCTGGCCATCGCGAGGGAGAACGCCAGGCTCCTGGGCGGCGATGTCGTCTACCACCGCGAAGGCGATACGACCGTTTTCCGCTGCGTCCTGCCCCGATGA
- a CDS encoding response regulator transcription factor — MNLLLVEDDPQIVEALVMSLERLGHHVDHLSEATADLAARVAEADVVVLDVGLPGEDGFAICRNIRRWSSIPILMLTARSDDVDIVAGLEVGADEYVIKPVSPRVLDARIKALVRRQSSSAVADPPPADGAGSGVRIDRLAAEVTRDGVPLRLSPTEKRLLFVLADHPGQVLSREQLFELAWKQDFLGDSRLVDNAVLRLRGKLDDANGDSMIETVRGFGYRFRAAP; from the coding sequence ATGAACCTACTACTGGTGGAGGATGACCCGCAGATTGTCGAGGCTCTTGTGATGTCGCTGGAACGTCTCGGACATCACGTCGACCATCTGTCGGAGGCGACGGCGGATCTCGCGGCGCGAGTGGCCGAGGCCGATGTCGTCGTGCTGGATGTGGGTTTGCCGGGCGAGGACGGGTTCGCGATCTGCCGGAATATCCGGCGGTGGAGTTCGATCCCGATCCTGATGCTCACGGCACGATCCGACGACGTCGACATCGTGGCCGGGCTGGAGGTCGGGGCGGACGAGTATGTGATCAAGCCGGTCAGTCCGCGCGTGCTCGACGCCCGGATCAAGGCACTCGTCAGGCGGCAGTCGTCGTCGGCCGTTGCCGATCCGCCACCGGCGGACGGCGCCGGATCGGGCGTGCGAATCGATCGGCTCGCCGCCGAGGTCACCCGCGACGGTGTCCCGTTGCGCCTCAGCCCGACCGAGAAGCGCCTGCTGTTCGTGCTCGCCGACCACCCGGGACAGGTGCTCAGTCGCGAGCAGCTGTTCGAATTGGCCTGGAAACAGGACTTTCTCGGCGATTCGCGGCTCGTCGACAATGCCGTCCTACGACTGCGCGGCAAGCTCGACGATGCGAACGGGGACAGCATGATCGAGACGGTCCGCGGATTCGGCTACCGATTCCGAGCCGCGCCGTGA
- a CDS encoding type II toxin-antitoxin system VapC family toxin has translation MLYLDTSALVKLVHPEAETAALVRWLDERPDLPWVASSLVEVELARAVRAAEPADLVHVPGVLARIDMLEIDGIVRANAAAVSPASVRSLDAIHLATALEMGADLTAVVAYDKRLGEAAEAAGLAWEAPH, from the coding sequence ATGCTCTATCTCGATACCAGCGCCCTGGTCAAGTTGGTCCATCCGGAAGCCGAGACGGCGGCGCTCGTCCGGTGGCTCGATGAACGACCCGACTTGCCCTGGGTCGCATCCTCTCTCGTCGAGGTCGAACTGGCCCGTGCCGTGCGGGCCGCCGAACCAGCTGATCTCGTCCACGTACCCGGAGTGCTCGCCCGGATAGACATGCTCGAAATCGATGGCATCGTCCGGGCGAACGCAGCCGCTGTATCACCAGCATCAGTGCGCAGCCTGGATGCGATCCATCTCGCCACAGCCCTCGAGATGGGCGCGGACCTCACCGCGGTGGTCGCATACGACAAACGCCTCGGCGAGGCGGCGGAAGCCGCTGGACTGGCCTGGGAAGCACCTCACTGA